One Halobacterium zhouii genomic region harbors:
- a CDS encoding DUF2070 family protein, translated as MTETQGELASLSKYIFRAPRWYTSVALSLVVAALAGVAAFNSVYVLEDAWQGVFFIGVPTVVASLVTTPIDRRLDGQLTYNRSSLLAVACEVIVVTVLVLAGIVATLSAQFGQNFVFDALIAALALVFAIRLLVVLAVSRNSLWLAAIPASVQTATAGLLLFVYSGTMNYLAEGGSYIGALFSRPGHAPPEIQYAFTPEDFALLSLMTGFYGLGAYVFLVVVDRPWKRSLDVSVLDFLQGFIGHIAEGTRELEDFFEQIGEEAVVPVTVLSFRRTNDHQEKARVVLPMIHPGPMGEIGGGNLPQRVAETTSGLAFPPHATAGHDFNLVTEREVDTLMEAADRAHERIEYTDTATAAVRVQENEAKLLGQAFGGDAFLVSTYAPEFADDIEYAVGLSASAEARVEGMGDVLLADAHNCNNGLRGDDLGHVYPGSKRSFDMIQAAGGIASRLDDADEHALELGVAWDRTPWRPEDGIGPLGVRVAVLDSDGQRTAYVLVDGNNMEPGLREHIIDGLDVDHAEVMTTDTHIVNTVESSNQVGAAIDGDALAELVADLVERAEGDLEPVEAGMATERAEVTVFGNDRTETLASHANAVIAMGGAFAVVSILFTVAVSVLVFFLT; from the coding sequence ATGACGGAGACCCAGGGTGAACTCGCCAGCCTCTCGAAGTACATCTTCCGCGCGCCGCGGTGGTACACGAGCGTCGCGCTCTCGCTCGTCGTCGCCGCGCTCGCGGGCGTCGCCGCGTTCAACAGCGTCTACGTCCTCGAGGACGCCTGGCAGGGCGTCTTCTTCATCGGCGTGCCGACGGTGGTGGCGAGCCTCGTCACCACCCCGATCGACCGACGGCTCGACGGCCAACTCACGTACAATCGGTCGTCGCTGCTCGCGGTCGCCTGCGAGGTGATCGTGGTGACAGTGCTCGTGCTCGCGGGCATCGTCGCAACGCTGTCGGCCCAGTTCGGACAGAACTTCGTGTTCGACGCGCTCATCGCAGCGCTCGCGCTCGTGTTCGCCATCCGCCTGCTGGTCGTCCTTGCGGTGTCCCGGAACTCGCTGTGGCTCGCCGCGATTCCGGCGAGCGTGCAGACCGCGACCGCCGGCCTCCTCCTGTTCGTCTACTCGGGAACGATGAACTACCTCGCGGAGGGTGGGTCGTACATCGGTGCGCTGTTCTCCCGGCCGGGCCACGCGCCCCCCGAAATCCAGTACGCGTTCACGCCCGAGGACTTCGCACTGCTCTCCCTGATGACGGGGTTCTACGGGCTCGGCGCGTACGTGTTCCTCGTCGTCGTGGACCGCCCGTGGAAGCGGAGCCTGGACGTGAGCGTTCTCGACTTCCTGCAGGGGTTCATCGGCCACATCGCGGAGGGGACCCGCGAACTCGAGGATTTCTTCGAGCAGATCGGCGAGGAGGCGGTCGTCCCAGTCACGGTGCTCTCCTTCCGGCGGACGAACGACCACCAGGAGAAAGCCCGCGTCGTGTTGCCGATGATTCATCCCGGGCCGATGGGCGAAATCGGCGGCGGGAACCTCCCGCAGCGCGTCGCAGAGACCACGTCGGGGCTGGCGTTCCCGCCCCACGCCACCGCCGGCCACGACTTCAATCTCGTCACAGAACGCGAGGTCGACACCCTCATGGAGGCCGCGGACCGCGCCCACGAGCGCATCGAGTACACGGACACGGCGACCGCCGCCGTCCGCGTTCAGGAGAACGAGGCGAAACTGCTCGGCCAGGCGTTCGGCGGCGACGCCTTCCTCGTCTCCACGTACGCCCCCGAGTTCGCCGACGACATCGAGTACGCGGTCGGGCTGTCGGCGTCCGCCGAGGCCCGCGTCGAGGGGATGGGCGACGTGTTGCTCGCGGACGCCCACAACTGCAACAACGGCCTCAGGGGCGACGACCTCGGGCACGTCTACCCGGGAAGCAAGCGCTCGTTCGACATGATCCAGGCGGCCGGCGGAATCGCGAGCCGCCTCGACGACGCCGACGAACACGCCCTCGAACTCGGCGTCGCGTGGGACCGCACGCCGTGGCGACCCGAGGACGGCATCGGTCCGCTCGGCGTCCGCGTCGCCGTCCTCGACAGTGACGGCCAGCGCACCGCGTACGTGCTCGTCGACGGCAACAACATGGAGCCCGGCCTGCGCGAGCACATCATCGACGGCCTCGACGTCGACCACGCCGAGGTGATGACGACGGACACGCACATCGTGAACACCGTCGAGTCCTCGAACCAGGTCGGCGCGGCCATCGACGGCGACGCCCTCGCGGAGCTCGTCGCGGACCTCGTCGAACGCGCCGAGGGCGACCTCGAACCCGTCGAGGCGGGCATGGCGACCGAGCGCGCGGAGGTCACCGTCTTCGGGAACGACCGCACGGAGACGCTCGCCAGCCACGCGAACGCCGTCATCGCGATGGGCGGCGCGTTCGCCGTGGTGTCGATCCTGTTCACGGTGGCGGTCAGCGTGCTCGTGTTCTTCCTGACGTAG
- a CDS encoding DUF3194 domain-containing protein: protein MPTDEEVVETAAEAAEGLVLARLQNSDVDDLDITVSFEDGVLDVDVYVNAPEADADVEQVADDAALAAQGAVDDLFATEDDA, encoded by the coding sequence ATGCCGACCGACGAGGAGGTCGTCGAGACGGCCGCGGAGGCCGCCGAGGGGCTCGTTCTCGCGCGGTTACAGAACAGCGACGTCGACGACCTCGACATCACGGTGTCCTTCGAGGACGGCGTGCTCGACGTTGACGTGTACGTGAACGCGCCGGAAGCCGACGCGGACGTCGAGCAGGTCGCGGACGACGCGGCGCTCGCGGCACAGGGCGCGGTCGACGACCTGTTCGCGACCGAGGACGACGCGTAG
- a CDS encoding prefoldin subunit beta, giving the protein MQGNLPPEAQEKLEELQDLQEKAQTVSAQKQQAETQLNESQTALEALEDIDSGATMYREVGELLVETGYDEAADDLEEKVDNLEVRVETLEKQEERVQEQFESLQEELQNMLGGAGGAMGGGPSA; this is encoded by the coding sequence ATGCAGGGCAATCTGCCACCGGAAGCACAGGAGAAACTCGAGGAACTGCAGGACCTCCAGGAGAAGGCCCAAACGGTCTCCGCGCAGAAACAGCAGGCCGAGACCCAGCTCAACGAGTCCCAGACGGCCCTCGAAGCGCTCGAGGACATCGACTCGGGCGCGACGATGTACCGCGAGGTCGGCGAGCTGCTCGTCGAGACGGGGTACGACGAGGCCGCCGACGACCTCGAGGAGAAGGTCGACAATCTCGAGGTTCGCGTCGAGACCCTCGAGAAGCAGGAGGAGCGCGTGCAGGAGCAGTTCGAGAGCCTGCAGGAGGAGCTCCAGAACATGCTCGGCGGCGCCGGCGGTGCGATGGGCGGCGGTCCGAGCGCCTGA
- a CDS encoding KEOPS complex subunit Pcc1: protein MHPTPGAHTATLVFEYDSTARARIVERSVAVEAGDIDGDRSTATVSRDGAKVTVTVEASDLTALRAGHNTWATLVEVAESVVRNERSE, encoded by the coding sequence GTGCACCCGACGCCCGGCGCTCACACCGCGACGCTCGTCTTCGAGTACGATTCGACCGCGCGCGCTCGCATCGTCGAGCGGAGCGTCGCCGTGGAAGCCGGCGACATCGACGGCGACCGGAGCACGGCCACCGTCTCCCGGGACGGCGCGAAGGTCACGGTCACCGTGGAGGCCAGTGACCTGACCGCGTTGCGGGCGGGACACAACACGTGGGCGACGCTCGTCGAGGTAGCAGAGAGCGTGGTTCGGAACGAGCGTAGCGAGTGA
- a CDS encoding DNA-directed RNA polymerase subunit P: MAYKCSRCKRDVQLDEYGGVRCPYCGHRVLLKERSRDVKEVDVK; this comes from the coding sequence ATGGCGTACAAGTGCTCCCGCTGTAAGCGAGACGTCCAACTCGACGAGTACGGCGGCGTGCGCTGTCCCTACTGTGGCCACCGCGTGCTCCTGAAGGAGCGCAGCCGCGACGTGAAGGAAGTCGACGTGAAGTAA
- a CDS encoding 50S ribosomal protein L37ae: protein MAENSTTGSAGRFGARYGRVARRRVADIESDTNDDHTCPECGSDAVSRQGTGIWQCGKCEYKYAGGAYRPQTPGGKSVARSIRTALSEGEGDEEEA, encoded by the coding sequence ATGGCTGAGAATAGCACCACCGGCAGTGCCGGTCGGTTCGGCGCGCGGTACGGTCGCGTCGCGCGTCGCCGCGTCGCGGACATCGAGAGCGACACGAACGACGACCACACCTGCCCCGAGTGCGGTTCCGACGCCGTCTCCCGCCAGGGGACCGGCATCTGGCAGTGTGGCAAGTGCGAGTACAAGTACGCCGGCGGCGCGTACCGCCCGCAGACGCCCGGCGGGAAGTCCGTCGCGCGCTCCATCCGGACCGCGCTCTCCGAGGGCGAGGGCGACGAGGAAGAGGCCTGA
- a CDS encoding alkaline phosphatase family protein, with product MGLFDRLRGSDAGRVAFVGIDGVPFSLIADEPETFPNLHALIEEGSGGEIDSIVPPESSACWPSLTTGVNPGETGVYGFQDRESGSYDTYVPMGQDVQATRLWDRVTDAGREATVLNVPVTFPPQRNVQRMVSGFLSPGLEKASHPPEVGEYLDSIDYRIDANVKLGHDDDKTEFVENAHETLDARYEAFEHYLSEDDWDLFFGVFMTTDRLNHFLFRDYEHDGEYREEFLEFYAKVDDYIGQLRERLADDVTLVVASDHGFTSEDYEVHLNEWLEQEGWLSYEDDDHDALADIDDDAKAYSFIPGRFYLNLEGREPRGSVPESEYESVRADLKEKLENLEAPDGRPVCERVVVKEDAFEGAHDEIAPDLVAIPNHGFDLKAGFSGHGEVFDHGPRNGMHSFENATFVTDDPDVEIPDGTDLFDIAPTLLDMLEVEYDGREFDGASLV from the coding sequence ATGGGTCTGTTCGACCGTCTTCGCGGAAGTGACGCTGGCCGGGTCGCGTTCGTCGGTATCGACGGCGTCCCGTTCAGTCTGATTGCTGACGAACCCGAGACGTTCCCGAACCTCCACGCGCTCATCGAGGAGGGGTCGGGCGGCGAGATCGACAGCATCGTGCCCCCGGAGTCGAGCGCGTGCTGGCCGTCGCTCACGACCGGTGTGAACCCCGGCGAGACCGGCGTGTACGGGTTCCAGGACCGCGAATCCGGGAGCTACGACACGTACGTGCCGATGGGCCAGGACGTGCAGGCGACGCGCCTCTGGGACCGCGTGACCGACGCGGGACGCGAGGCGACCGTGCTGAACGTGCCGGTGACGTTCCCGCCCCAGCGGAACGTCCAGCGCATGGTCTCGGGGTTCCTCTCGCCGGGTCTGGAGAAGGCGTCGCATCCGCCGGAGGTCGGCGAGTACCTCGACTCCATCGACTACCGCATCGACGCGAACGTGAAACTCGGGCACGACGACGACAAGACGGAGTTCGTGGAGAACGCCCACGAGACCCTCGACGCGCGCTACGAGGCGTTCGAGCACTACCTCTCGGAGGACGACTGGGACCTGTTTTTCGGCGTGTTCATGACGACCGACCGTCTCAACCACTTCCTGTTCAGGGATTACGAGCACGACGGCGAGTACCGCGAGGAGTTCCTGGAGTTCTACGCGAAGGTCGACGACTACATCGGCCAGTTGCGCGAGCGTCTCGCGGACGACGTGACGCTGGTCGTCGCGTCGGACCACGGGTTCACGAGCGAGGACTACGAGGTCCACCTGAACGAGTGGCTCGAGCAGGAGGGCTGGCTCTCCTACGAGGACGACGACCACGACGCTCTCGCCGACATCGACGACGACGCGAAGGCGTACTCGTTCATCCCGGGTCGGTTCTACCTGAATCTGGAGGGCCGCGAGCCACGCGGGAGCGTCCCGGAGTCCGAGTACGAGTCGGTTCGCGCGGACCTCAAGGAGAAACTGGAGAACCTCGAGGCGCCCGACGGTCGCCCGGTCTGCGAGCGCGTCGTCGTGAAGGAGGACGCCTTCGAAGGCGCACACGACGAGATCGCGCCCGACCTGGTCGCCATCCCGAACCACGGTTTCGACCTGAAGGCGGGGTTCTCGGGCCACGGCGAGGTGTTCGACCACGGGCCCCGGAACGGCATGCACTCCTTCGAAAACGCGACGTTCGTCACGGACGACCCCGACGTCGAGATTCCGGACGGAACGGACCTCTTCGACATTGCGCCGACGCTCCTCGACATGCTCGAGGTGGAGTACGACGGCCGCGAGTTCGACGGCGCCAGCCTCGTCTGA
- a CDS encoding tubulin/FtsZ family protein, with the protein MKAALIGIGQAGGKLSEALLAEDRRAGYDAIRGALAVNTARTDLEPLDIDTMLVGQERVKGHGVGADNELGAEVMQSDAREVMGELDGVVDPKTEAIFVVAGLGGGTGSGGAPVIVDELQQVYEIPVYALGILPGRDEGGIYQANAGRSLKTLLGEADSVLLVDNDAWRKSGESVTEAYDAINERIARRVGIVLAAGENIEGVGESVVDSSEVINTLKSGDMSALGFANADAAPDAGENINVITSTTRKALLTGMSVPETTEAGAALVVVAGDTDRIPRKGVEKARSWVEEETRSMQVRGGDFPVDSEKIATTVLLSGIARSPRIEDFMERAKEANKEVQAEEEHEAFQNDDLDGLF; encoded by the coding sequence ATGAAAGCGGCCCTCATCGGTATCGGTCAAGCCGGCGGCAAGCTCTCGGAGGCCCTCCTCGCCGAGGACCGCCGCGCCGGCTACGACGCCATCCGCGGCGCGCTCGCCGTCAACACCGCCAGGACAGACCTCGAACCGCTCGACATCGACACCATGCTCGTCGGCCAGGAACGCGTGAAAGGCCACGGCGTCGGCGCCGACAACGAACTCGGCGCCGAAGTCATGCAGTCCGACGCCCGAGAAGTCATGGGCGAACTCGACGGCGTCGTCGACCCCAAAACGGAGGCCATCTTCGTCGTCGCCGGCCTCGGCGGCGGCACCGGCTCCGGCGGCGCCCCGGTCATCGTCGACGAACTCCAGCAGGTGTACGAGATTCCCGTCTACGCGCTCGGAATCCTCCCCGGACGCGACGAAGGCGGCATCTACCAGGCCAACGCCGGCCGCTCCCTCAAAACCCTGCTCGGCGAAGCCGACTCCGTCCTCCTCGTCGACAACGACGCGTGGCGCAAGAGCGGCGAGAGCGTCACCGAAGCCTACGACGCCATCAACGAACGCATCGCTCGCCGCGTCGGCATCGTGCTCGCCGCCGGTGAAAACATCGAGGGTGTCGGCGAGAGCGTCGTCGACTCCAGCGAAGTCATCAACACCCTGAAATCCGGGGACATGTCCGCGCTTGGCTTCGCCAACGCCGACGCCGCCCCAGACGCCGGCGAGAACATCAACGTCATCACCTCCACCACTCGGAAAGCGCTCCTCACCGGCATGAGCGTCCCCGAAACCACGGAAGCCGGCGCCGCCCTCGTCGTCGTCGCCGGCGACACCGACCGCATCCCCAGGAAGGGCGTCGAGAAAGCCCGCTCCTGGGTCGAGGAGGAAACGCGCAGCATGCAGGTCCGTGGCGGCGACTTCCCCGTCGACTCCGAGAAAATCGCCACCACCGTTCTCCTCTCCGGCATCGCGCGCTCCCCCCGCATCGAGGACTTCATGGAACGCGCCAAAGAAGCCAACAAGGAAGTCCAGGCCGAAGAGGAGCACGAAGCCTTCCAGAACGACGACCTCGACGGGTTGTTTTAA
- a CDS encoding DUF7310 family coiled-coil domain-containing protein, translating to MTDEDLSARLRTVERAVTDGEELPDLSAAADAERRLDALESEMEALAERVDALDATVQSLHGYVGELEHVNDRVERRADAARAAVERFEERRTAPGEASDSTGDDGQRGGDERGEGGKRASETALADDESHHGRPRSADRRRRADESLLGRVRDAL from the coding sequence GTGACCGACGAAGACCTGTCTGCGCGTCTCCGAACGGTGGAGCGGGCGGTGACCGACGGTGAGGAGCTTCCCGACCTCTCGGCTGCGGCGGACGCCGAGCGGCGCCTCGACGCGCTGGAGTCCGAGATGGAGGCGCTCGCGGAGCGGGTGGACGCGCTGGACGCGACGGTGCAGTCCTTGCACGGCTACGTGGGCGAACTCGAGCACGTCAACGACCGCGTGGAACGGCGGGCGGACGCCGCGCGCGCCGCCGTGGAGCGATTCGAGGAGCGCCGAACGGCACCCGGAGAAGCGAGCGATTCGACCGGCGACGACGGACAGCGCGGGGGCGACGAGCGAGGTGAGGGCGGGAAGCGGGCGTCCGAGACCGCCCTCGCGGACGACGAGTCGCATCACGGCCGTCCTCGGTCCGCAGACAGGCGCCGACGCGCCGACGAGTCGTTGCTCGGTCGGGTGCGGGACGCGCTGTGA
- a CDS encoding DUF7311 family protein — translation MIVRTVLAVLAALALVAAAQPAVHHATRTRDAAALRTNADEFADSVRALARRSDPGRTLATAPRRTLDLVVPDGATLAVRGEPARLVTRLDGAPAHRRSLATRVVTCTDDGTLEGPTTLAYVRTASGPVVFALRGFIRGNASIGVHACAPSTVQAR, via the coding sequence GTGATCGTCCGCACAGTGCTCGCCGTGCTCGCGGCGCTCGCGCTCGTCGCGGCCGCCCAGCCAGCGGTCCACCACGCCACGCGAACCCGTGACGCTGCCGCACTCCGCACGAACGCGGACGAGTTCGCGGACAGCGTGCGTGCGCTCGCCCGCCGCAGCGACCCGGGGCGGACGCTCGCCACGGCGCCCCGACGGACGCTCGACCTCGTGGTTCCCGACGGTGCGACACTCGCGGTCAGGGGCGAGCCGGCGAGACTCGTCACCCGACTCGACGGCGCTCCAGCGCACCGGCGCTCCCTCGCCACGCGCGTCGTCACCTGCACTGACGATGGCACACTCGAGGGGCCGACGACGCTCGCGTACGTCCGGACGGCCAGCGGTCCGGTCGTCTTCGCGCTGCGAGGGTTTATCAGGGGGAACGCGTCCATCGGCGTCCATGCGTGCGCTCCTTCGACGGTTCAAGCGCGGTGA
- a CDS encoding type II/IV secretion system ATPase subunit, whose product MRALLRRFKRGDAADCACDVSTAGHQQRDAASSVDALSVDATACTDDDPTARPACRATLADACARVAPDRIVVDDAGFRREYGERTAALFTAAGRFAARVTDRDARLAERARTDPLAAAAEASGRAGPAATLAAETGFGAVASEIPAYDALRPRVGPALAGARVAVGPPPDGRLRDTRTVETGATVRKYTVPDGVPVYHVVPPEYEFGPSECRVLADARRLLADGSIPDGEDAPERAVQAAAGEHRPDVAAALRKHTRNFGVLEDVFADPGVTDAFASAPVADGPLRVTVDGEQARTNVRFTDDGAARLASRLRAESGRPFSRANPTLDTTVEGLGATGRVRVAGVTDPVSDGTGFALRAHDADPFRLSDLVENGTFTPEAAGFVAEAVSRGAAVLFAGARGAGKTTALRATLWSLPRSVRLVTIEDTPELPTRALREDDRDVQALYASADGAGADVSMSDALHTALRLGDGALAVGEVRGEEARVLYEAMRVGASDDAVLGTIHGDGVAAVRERVVSDLGVPESSFAATDLVVTLADTGRGRRVTEIASVTENGSAQLFVDDGRGATPTGRLDRGNSTVVASLAGPSETYADVRDAIDERTSRFRGGR is encoded by the coding sequence ATGCGTGCGCTCCTTCGACGGTTCAAGCGCGGTGACGCGGCGGACTGCGCCTGCGACGTCTCGACGGCCGGCCACCAGCAACGCGACGCGGCCTCGTCGGTCGACGCGCTGTCCGTCGACGCGACTGCGTGCACGGACGACGATCCGACCGCTCGGCCCGCGTGCCGTGCGACGCTCGCTGACGCCTGCGCTCGCGTCGCCCCCGACCGAATCGTGGTGGATGATGCGGGGTTCCGCCGGGAGTACGGGGAACGAACAGCGGCGCTGTTCACCGCCGCCGGACGGTTCGCCGCGCGCGTCACTGACCGGGACGCCCGTCTCGCGGAACGCGCCCGAACCGACCCGCTGGCCGCCGCCGCGGAGGCAAGCGGACGCGCGGGTCCGGCCGCCACACTCGCAGCCGAGACCGGATTCGGGGCAGTCGCCAGTGAGATACCGGCGTACGACGCGCTCCGACCGCGCGTCGGCCCCGCGCTCGCCGGTGCTCGCGTCGCCGTCGGTCCGCCGCCGGACGGTCGCCTGCGCGACACCCGAACCGTGGAGACCGGCGCGACAGTCCGGAAGTACACCGTGCCCGACGGCGTTCCAGTCTACCACGTCGTCCCGCCCGAGTACGAGTTCGGTCCCTCGGAGTGTCGCGTGCTCGCCGACGCACGCCGACTGCTCGCCGACGGGTCGATTCCGGACGGCGAGGACGCGCCCGAGCGAGCGGTTCAGGCTGCCGCCGGCGAACACCGGCCGGACGTCGCGGCCGCGCTCCGGAAGCACACCCGCAACTTCGGCGTCCTCGAGGACGTGTTCGCGGACCCTGGGGTCACCGACGCGTTCGCCAGCGCGCCAGTCGCCGACGGCCCACTCCGGGTCACCGTCGACGGCGAGCAGGCGCGCACGAACGTTCGGTTCACGGACGACGGTGCGGCCCGTCTCGCGTCCCGGTTGCGCGCGGAGAGCGGTCGCCCGTTCTCGCGCGCGAACCCCACGCTCGACACCACCGTCGAGGGACTCGGCGCGACGGGGCGTGTCCGCGTCGCGGGCGTCACCGACCCCGTGAGCGACGGCACCGGGTTCGCCCTCCGCGCGCACGACGCCGACCCGTTCCGGCTCTCCGACCTCGTGGAAAACGGGACGTTCACCCCCGAAGCCGCCGGGTTCGTCGCGGAAGCTGTCAGCCGCGGTGCAGCCGTGTTGTTCGCCGGCGCGAGGGGCGCGGGCAAGACCACCGCGCTCCGCGCGACGCTGTGGTCGCTCCCCCGGAGCGTCCGCCTCGTCACCATCGAGGACACCCCAGAACTGCCGACGCGCGCGCTCCGTGAGGACGACCGGGACGTCCAGGCGCTGTACGCGAGCGCGGACGGCGCTGGCGCGGACGTCTCGATGAGCGACGCGCTCCACACCGCGCTCCGCCTCGGCGACGGCGCGCTCGCCGTGGGGGAGGTCCGCGGCGAGGAGGCCCGCGTGCTCTACGAGGCGATGCGCGTCGGCGCGAGCGACGACGCGGTCCTCGGCACGATCCACGGTGACGGCGTAGCGGCCGTCCGCGAGCGCGTCGTCTCGGACCTCGGCGTACCCGAGTCGTCGTTCGCTGCAACCGACCTGGTGGTCACGCTCGCCGACACCGGACGCGGCAGGCGCGTCACGGAGATCGCATCCGTGACCGAGAACGGGTCAGCCCAACTGTTCGTGGACGATGGACGCGGCGCGACGCCGACCGGCCGCCTCGACCGCGGCAACAGCACCGTCGTCGCATCCCTCGCGGGGCCGAGTGAGACGTACGCCGACGTCCGGGACGCGATTGACGAACGAACCAGCCGATTCCGGGGTGGCCGATGA
- a CDS encoding type II secretion system protein, which produces MRSPTDDSRPPTGGADAASLSSGSGNSVRDRAAGIAAVGSAAALATGVFLPYVGAAIGCLTLAIAAAVAYGSAVRELARRSRALGAAPDVVCFVVLSLRLEPALERATRFAGDHATGRLADSLAAHAREARGRSGAGFDAFAATWADAFPALRRAAALADAAVDAPEGDRERLLDRTLDVVVEGARERTSEYADAVHGPTMAVYAFGVVLPLALVGVVPAAASAGLPLTVGAFALVYGVVLPLAVLAAVCWVLARRPVAFPPTSIPSDHPELDGRERNAVLAAAVGLAAAVGAVATPLLPPWAFPVVAVGWPVGGALAFWCLPACRVRERARDVESGLADALPVLGHRLRQGEAVESGVADAGDSLDGETGAVFAAAARRMRRLGVGVHESFLGEHGPLADAPSARARAVVPLVVHAADAGPAGGRVLVDVAGLFDDLGELDRAVRREFAATTRTLRHTGLVYAPLIAGVTVALAARLTGLDGATALPTAPLALAVGGYVLWLAAVLPALAVGLDRGLDRTLVGYHAGVALVAAATVYPLTATFAGRVL; this is translated from the coding sequence ATGAGGAGTCCGACGGACGATAGCCGGCCGCCGACAGGTGGCGCGGACGCCGCTAGCCTGTCGTCCGGAAGCGGAAACAGCGTCCGAGACCGAGCGGCCGGAATCGCGGCTGTCGGCTCCGCCGCCGCACTGGCGACCGGCGTCTTTCTCCCGTACGTCGGGGCCGCGATCGGCTGCCTCACGCTCGCGATCGCCGCCGCAGTCGCGTACGGCTCCGCCGTTCGCGAACTCGCGCGTCGCTCTCGCGCGCTCGGAGCGGCCCCCGACGTCGTCTGCTTCGTCGTGCTGTCGCTCCGCCTCGAACCGGCGCTCGAACGCGCGACGCGGTTCGCTGGCGACCACGCGACGGGCCGTCTCGCAGACAGCCTCGCAGCGCACGCCCGGGAGGCCCGCGGCCGGTCGGGAGCCGGCTTCGACGCCTTCGCCGCGACGTGGGCCGACGCTTTCCCCGCGCTCCGCCGGGCCGCAGCGCTCGCTGACGCGGCGGTGGACGCCCCGGAGGGCGACCGCGAGCGCCTCCTCGACCGCACGCTCGACGTCGTGGTCGAGGGCGCGCGCGAGCGGACGAGCGAGTACGCGGACGCGGTCCACGGCCCGACGATGGCCGTCTACGCGTTCGGCGTGGTGCTGCCGCTCGCGCTCGTCGGCGTCGTTCCCGCCGCCGCGAGCGCTGGTCTTCCGCTCACCGTCGGCGCGTTCGCGCTGGTGTACGGTGTCGTGCTCCCGCTCGCCGTGCTCGCGGCGGTCTGCTGGGTGCTCGCGCGTCGCCCTGTCGCGTTCCCGCCGACCTCGATTCCGTCAGACCACCCCGAACTCGACGGCCGCGAGCGGAACGCGGTGCTCGCGGCGGCCGTCGGTCTCGCGGCGGCCGTCGGCGCCGTCGCCACCCCGCTGTTGCCGCCGTGGGCGTTCCCCGTCGTCGCGGTCGGGTGGCCGGTCGGCGGCGCACTCGCGTTCTGGTGTCTGCCCGCGTGCCGTGTCCGCGAGCGCGCTCGAGACGTCGAATCCGGCCTCGCTGACGCGCTCCCGGTGCTCGGGCACCGACTCCGCCAGGGGGAGGCCGTCGAATCCGGCGTCGCGGACGCCGGCGATTCGTTGGACGGCGAGACGGGCGCGGTGTTCGCGGCCGCCGCACGCCGCATGCGCCGACTCGGCGTCGGCGTGCACGAATCGTTCCTCGGTGAACACGGCCCGCTCGCGGACGCGCCGAGCGCCCGTGCCCGCGCCGTTGTGCCGCTGGTCGTGCACGCCGCCGACGCCGGCCCGGCGGGCGGGCGCGTGCTCGTCGACGTCGCAGGCCTGTTCGACGACCTCGGCGAACTCGACCGCGCGGTACGCCGGGAGTTCGCCGCGACGACCCGGACGCTCCGCCACACGGGTCTCGTGTACGCGCCGCTCATCGCCGGCGTCACGGTCGCGCTCGCCGCACGACTGACCGGTCTCGACGGCGCGACCGCGCTCCCAACGGCCCCGCTAGCGCTCGCCGTCGGCGGCTACGTGCTCTGGCTCGCGGCGGTGCTGCCCGCGCTCGCCGTCGGTCTCGACCGCGGCCTCGACCGCACGCTGGTCGGCTACCACGCCGGCGTCGCGCTCGTCGCCGCCGCCACTGTCTATCCACTCACGGCGACGTTCGCGGGACGCGTGCTCTAA
- a CDS encoding DUF7283 family protein — translation MLDVPADVPPVLVALSLVSTTLFGVALAVRPSPVPRVQPLAATVDAVAAADHSGAETTQIGALAVKIGEHELAVRGPGGTAHASLSYGPVVPVRRDTALWRVLRGTPPDAVFDTPVGLATAAAAARGRDPVWRTNADRLTVRRVSWRGVDVTLVGA, via the coding sequence ATGCTCGACGTTCCCGCCGACGTTCCGCCGGTACTGGTCGCGCTCTCGCTCGTCAGCACGACGCTGTTCGGTGTCGCGCTCGCGGTCCGGCCGTCGCCCGTGCCGCGCGTGCAACCGCTCGCCGCCACCGTCGACGCCGTCGCTGCGGCGGACCACTCCGGCGCCGAGACCACACAGATAGGCGCTCTGGCCGTGAAGATCGGTGAGCACGAACTCGCCGTCCGCGGTCCGGGTGGAACCGCACACGCTTCGCTGTCGTACGGACCCGTGGTCCCAGTGAGACGGGACACCGCGCTCTGGCGCGTGCTCCGTGGCACACCGCCGGACGCGGTCTTCGACACACCGGTTGGACTTGCCACCGCGGCCGCGGCGGCCCGCGGCCGCGACCCGGTGTGGCGCACCAACGCCGACCGACTGACCGTCCGCCGCGTCTCCTGGAGGGGTGTCGATGTCACGCTCGTCGGCGCGTAG